A segment of the Cellvibrio sp. KY-YJ-3 genome:
ATAACTGGCGTCAAGCATTTCCCAGGAGCCGCGTTTGCCATTCCAAAAACCGCTCTCGCTGCCGTCCAGTGTTTGGTAATACAAGCCCACGCGACCCACACGTAAAAAATCCACACTGCGCGCCGCATCGTTTACCACTAATTCACCGCGATAAGCTTCAATCGTGCGGCCGTATTCCACTTCCACCAAATAGGCTTCCATAATGCGGCGATATTTTTCACCGGCGGTGACATCGGCGCGATCAATCAGCGTTTGCAAATTAGCCACGCGCTCTTTGCGTTCATCTTTTAAAAACGGCACATCGGCTTCCACCAAATCGGTGAGCGTTTTGGTCATTTTTAACATCAGCGGCAAGGCACCGGTTTCGATGGTGTCAATTTCACTCGTCTGCCGCTGAATGCTGGAAATTTCATTTTTTTGTGAGGCGATCAGTTTTTCCATTTGCTGGTTGTAAATGGTCAAACTTTCCAACCGCTGGGAGGCAGTGCGATAGGTTTGCAATGCATCTACCGTTTGATCGGCGAGTTTGTCGATGCGCTGCTGACTGGCAGCCGCATTTTTATCAATTGTTTCCTGCTTTTGCAGGCTGTCTTCAACGGCAAAAGCCGGATGCGCGAGCAGGGTAACCGCCATCAGTGCAGCGCCCAGGGGTTTACGCAAAACCATAATCAACCTCAATCAAATTGCGGGGCTCATACGAGCCCCCTGTAACATGAATTAAAACTTGAAGGATGCAGACGCAACAAAGTGACGCGGCAATTCCGGCAGGACGATGGTGCCACCAAACAGATCCGGGAAGTTCGCGCGGAAGTAGCGCTCATCCGTCAGGTTTTTACCTTGCAGGCTGAATTTCCACGCATCCACATCAAAACTAATACCGGCGTTAAGCAAGGTGTAAGACGGCAATTTCACCCCTTTGGAGAAGCCGGAATAAGTGGCATCGGCGTGCACCGTACTCGCTGTTACACGCACACCATTTCCAAAGTCATAGGCACCGGTCAGGCTGTACATGTTTTCCGGAATACCGGATTTGGTTGCATCGTCTTCATTGCCCACCAGCGTTAAACCTTGCATCACATAACCGTAAAACAGTGATGGATCGGTTACGCCGGTTAAATCACCTGCGCCCATAAAACCGAACTGGGTACCGTTCTCCAAGGCGGTGAGGTTAGTGATTTCCAAATGGGTCATAGCAGCGGTCAGCGTGAAATTACTGGTCACCAAAAAGCGCGCTTCCAACTCATA
Coding sequences within it:
- a CDS encoding DUF3450 domain-containing protein, coding for MVLRKPLGAALMAVTLLAHPAFAVEDSLQKQETIDKNAAASQQRIDKLADQTVDALQTYRTASQRLESLTIYNQQMEKLIASQKNEISSIQRQTSEIDTIETGALPLMLKMTKTLTDLVEADVPFLKDERKERVANLQTLIDRADVTAGEKYRRIMEAYLVEVEYGRTIEAYRGELVVNDAARSVDFLRVGRVGLYYQTLDGSESGFWNGKRGSWEMLDASYRTAVRDGLRIARKQTPPELLTLPVNVPAK